Proteins encoded in a region of the Paenibacillus pedocola genome:
- the rhaA gene encoding L-rhamnose isomerase: protein MDQSIINSYNEAKKLYAAHGINVDEVLEKLAQIKISLHCWQGDDVRGFLFKDKELSGGIAVTGSYPGRAGTPDELRQDLERALSLIPGKHKVNLHAIYADTDEKVDLDELEPRHFAPWVDWAKEQGLGLDFNPTCFSHPKAADGFTLSHADEEIRSFWIKHCKASRKIAEHFGRELGQPCVTNFWVPDGYKDTPVDRLAPRARLKDSLDEVFSEDIDPQYNIDAVESKLFGIGSESYVVGSHEFYMGYGLTRGKAICLDAGHFHPTEVISNKLSSILMFSEQLLLHVSRPVRWDSDHVVTMDDELLEIARELVRGDLLPRTNIGLDFFDGSINHIAAWVIGTRNTIKALLRAMLEPIAELKAIELAGDYTSRLALVEEFKSYPFGAVWDYYCASQNTPVREGWLADVKAYEQEVLSAR, encoded by the coding sequence ATGGATCAGAGCATCATTAACAGCTATAACGAAGCGAAGAAGCTGTACGCCGCCCACGGTATCAATGTGGATGAGGTACTGGAGAAACTTGCCCAGATCAAAATTTCCCTTCACTGCTGGCAGGGCGATGATGTCCGCGGGTTTCTATTCAAAGACAAGGAATTGAGCGGCGGTATCGCCGTAACCGGCAGTTACCCTGGCCGCGCAGGCACGCCGGATGAGCTGCGCCAGGATTTAGAAAGGGCCTTGTCGCTGATCCCGGGCAAACACAAAGTGAACCTGCATGCAATCTATGCGGACACAGACGAGAAGGTGGATCTGGATGAACTGGAGCCGCGTCACTTTGCACCATGGGTGGACTGGGCCAAGGAACAGGGACTGGGGCTTGACTTTAACCCGACCTGCTTCTCCCATCCCAAAGCTGCTGACGGTTTTACCTTAAGCCATGCGGACGAAGAAATCCGCAGCTTCTGGATCAAGCACTGCAAAGCTTCCCGCAAAATCGCCGAGCACTTCGGCCGTGAGCTGGGACAGCCTTGTGTGACTAACTTCTGGGTACCGGACGGTTATAAGGATACTCCGGTTGACCGCCTGGCCCCGCGCGCACGCCTTAAGGATTCACTGGATGAAGTGTTCAGCGAAGACATTGACCCGCAGTACAATATCGATGCAGTAGAAAGTAAGCTGTTCGGCATCGGCTCTGAGAGCTATGTTGTCGGATCGCATGAATTTTATATGGGCTACGGGCTGACCCGCGGAAAAGCGATCTGTCTCGATGCCGGACATTTTCATCCGACCGAAGTGATTTCTAACAAGCTTTCTTCGATCCTGATGTTCAGTGAACAATTGCTCCTGCATGTCAGCAGACCGGTCCGCTGGGACAGCGACCACGTCGTTACGATGGATGATGAGCTGCTGGAAATCGCCCGTGAGCTGGTCCGCGGAGACCTGCTGCCGCGCACGAATATCGGACTGGACTTCTTCGACGGCAGCATCAATCATATCGCAGCCTGGGTAATCGGCACACGCAATACCATCAAGGCGCTGCTGCGTGCCATGCTGGAGCCAATTGCTGAACTCAAAGCGATTGAACTGGCCGGAGACTATACTTCACGCCTTGCACTTGTGGAGGAATTCAAATCCTATCCGTTTGGAGCGGTTTGGGATTACTACTGTGCATCACAGAACACGCCGGTCCGCGAAGGCTGGCTGGCTGATGTGAAGGCTTATGAGCAGGAAGTACTTTCGGCACGGTAA
- the rhaB gene encoding rhamnulokinase — protein sequence MNYHIAVDIGASSGRLVLGTLADGSLSLEEIHRFSNGFTERDGSCFWDIDYLFEEILLGLQKAKAAGITKCTLGIDTWAVDYVLLDAEGNRMQEVYAYRDRRTDGVMEEVAKLISPETVYAKTGIQQLTFNTLYQLYAHSREELAAADQILLVPDYLYYRLCGRKINEVTNASTTQLLNLADREFDADLLALLHLKREQFATLTEPGEVLGSISDTLMEQYDLPECELICAATHDTASAVLGVPVQNGRSSAYISSGTWSLLGVELEQPVNTPAAKEANYTNEWGAFGTYRFLKNIMGLWLIQEVRRLDGERYSFGELAELAGAAEGFRSLIPCNDPRFLNPDNMIEEIRQTCAGSGQPVPESPGELARCIFDSLALSYRSYLAELEHLTGRPVEVLQIVGGGANNALLCQLTADIIGREVLAGPVESTALGNLAVQMIQAGAVANIQEARTIIGKSFKIKSYLPRPLPQLKELLVRWEELHTVTAAGDSK from the coding sequence ATGAACTATCATATTGCCGTCGATATCGGCGCCTCCAGCGGGCGGCTTGTACTCGGAACACTAGCGGACGGAAGTCTCTCGCTGGAGGAAATTCACCGTTTCAGCAACGGCTTTACCGAACGAGACGGCTCCTGCTTCTGGGATATCGATTATTTATTCGAGGAAATCCTGCTCGGCCTGCAAAAGGCAAAAGCAGCCGGCATCACCAAATGTACACTGGGTATCGATACCTGGGCCGTTGATTATGTGCTGCTGGATGCTGAGGGAAACCGGATGCAAGAGGTGTATGCGTACCGTGACCGCCGTACAGACGGTGTGATGGAAGAAGTGGCGAAGCTGATTTCTCCTGAAACGGTGTATGCCAAAACCGGTATTCAGCAATTAACCTTTAATACGTTATATCAGTTGTATGCCCATAGCCGTGAGGAGCTGGCTGCAGCCGATCAGATTCTGCTTGTGCCGGATTATCTCTACTATAGATTATGCGGACGTAAGATTAACGAGGTTACCAATGCTTCTACGACACAGCTGCTCAATCTGGCTGACCGTGAATTTGATGCGGACCTGCTGGCTCTGCTCCATCTAAAAAGAGAACAGTTCGCAACCCTTACTGAACCGGGTGAGGTTCTAGGCAGCATTAGCGATACACTTATGGAACAGTATGATCTGCCGGAATGTGAACTGATCTGTGCAGCAACACATGACACAGCCTCTGCGGTACTGGGTGTACCTGTGCAAAATGGACGTTCCTCCGCCTACATCAGCAGCGGCACCTGGTCACTGCTTGGTGTAGAGCTGGAGCAGCCGGTCAATACTCCAGCTGCGAAGGAAGCTAATTATACCAATGAGTGGGGCGCTTTCGGAACGTACCGTTTCCTGAAGAACATTATGGGACTGTGGCTGATCCAGGAAGTCCGCAGACTGGACGGGGAGCGGTACAGCTTCGGTGAACTGGCTGAGCTTGCCGGAGCAGCCGAAGGCTTCCGCAGCCTGATTCCATGCAATGATCCGCGGTTTCTGAATCCGGACAACATGATTGAGGAAATCCGCCAGACATGTGCCGGGAGCGGCCAGCCTGTTCCGGAATCGCCGGGCGAGCTTGCCCGCTGTATCTTTGACAGTCTGGCGCTTTCTTACCGTAGTTATCTGGCGGAGCTGGAGCATCTGACCGGCAGACCGGTCGAGGTGCTGCAAATCGTCGGGGGCGGCGCGAACAACGCATTGTTGTGCCAGCTGACTGCTGACATCATCGGCAGGGAGGTGCTGGCCGGTCCGGTTGAATCGACTGCACTCGGCAATCTTGCGGTGCAGATGATTCAAGCAGGTGCTGTTGCAAATATCCAAGAGGCCAGAACGATTATTGGCAAGTCCTTTAAGATTAAGTCCTATCTGCCGCGCCCGCTGCCGCAGCTTAAGGAGCTGCTAGTCCGCTGGGAAGAGCTGCATACAGTAACCGCTGCAGGAGACAGCAAATAA
- a CDS encoding iron-containing alcohol dehydrogenase, whose product MSTHVYYVPSINIMGKGCLKEIAPYIQELNLQKALVVTDKFLMQSGIAGKLLAVLDEAGIEYVVYDEVKPNPTCKNVHDGVDFLKSHDCDYLISIGGGSPQDTAKAIGIVATNGGHIAEYEGVHKSKNKSLPIVAVNTTAGTSSEVTINYVITDEERKVKMVMVDKNSIATISVNDPELMVDKPAALTAATGMDALTHAIEALVTPGAYPVTDATALAAVELIFANLARTVKNGHDIEAREQMVYAIFLGGLAFNNAGLGYVHAMAHQLGGVYDLPHGVCNAMLLPFVEEENAKYVPEKFRAIAKAIGLQVDGKTDKECADFVIESIKALSKEVGIPAKLSELGVDEVDLDLLSENAMKDACAPGNPFIPTKEEVIALFRKIL is encoded by the coding sequence ATGAGTACTCATGTCTATTATGTTCCTTCGATCAACATTATGGGAAAAGGCTGTCTTAAGGAAATCGCCCCATACATTCAAGAACTGAACCTGCAGAAAGCACTGGTAGTTACCGACAAGTTCCTGATGCAGAGCGGGATCGCCGGCAAGCTGCTGGCCGTGCTGGATGAAGCAGGGATTGAATATGTGGTATATGATGAAGTAAAGCCTAATCCGACCTGTAAAAATGTTCACGACGGCGTGGATTTCCTGAAATCGCATGATTGTGATTATCTGATCTCCATCGGTGGCGGTTCGCCGCAGGATACAGCCAAAGCTATCGGTATCGTTGCTACCAATGGCGGACATATTGCCGAATATGAGGGAGTACACAAGTCCAAGAATAAATCGCTGCCGATCGTTGCCGTCAATACCACTGCCGGAACCTCAAGCGAAGTTACTATTAACTATGTAATTACTGATGAAGAACGCAAGGTTAAGATGGTTATGGTTGATAAGAACAGTATCGCGACCATTTCTGTGAACGACCCCGAGCTGATGGTGGATAAGCCGGCTGCACTTACAGCGGCAACAGGTATGGATGCGCTGACCCATGCCATTGAAGCCCTCGTTACACCGGGCGCTTATCCGGTTACTGACGCAACGGCGCTGGCTGCTGTAGAGCTGATTTTTGCTAACTTGGCCCGTACTGTAAAGAACGGCCATGACATCGAAGCGAGGGAACAGATGGTTTACGCGATCTTCCTTGGCGGGCTGGCGTTCAACAATGCAGGACTCGGCTATGTACATGCGATGGCGCATCAGCTTGGCGGCGTATATGATCTGCCGCACGGCGTATGCAATGCAATGCTGCTGCCTTTTGTTGAAGAAGAGAATGCCAAATATGTACCTGAGAAATTCCGGGCCATCGCCAAGGCTATCGGCCTTCAGGTGGACGGCAAAACCGATAAGGAATGTGCTGACTTCGTTATTGAGTCCATCAAGGCCTTGTCGAAGGAAGTCGGCATTCCGGCTAAATTATCCGAACTGGGTGTTGACGAGGTGGATCTTGATCTTCTCTCCGAGAACGCAATGAAGGATGCCTGCGCACCGGGTAATCCGTTCATTCCTACGAAGGAAGAAGTCATCGCCCTGTTCCGTAAAATTCTCTAA
- a CDS encoding DeoR/GlpR family DNA-binding transcription regulator: protein MLAAERRNKIIDLVHQDKRVLVSDLSRMFEVTEETIRRDLEKLEKDGIVSRTYGGAMLNRHTNEDLPFVTRNAINTDIKRNIALKALDLINDGDTLMVDPSSTSFEFLKLLGNKNNLTVITNSINILQEFANSGMNIISTGGSLRHRSLSLVGPVAHDTIQRYNVDTAVISCKGVDMERGITDSNEPECELKKYMLRQAEKVVLLADHTKFNKTAFTQLVELGRIDVLITDRRPPEPWLKRLAEENIEVLY from the coding sequence ATGCTAGCTGCCGAAAGACGCAATAAAATAATAGATCTTGTCCATCAGGACAAGCGTGTGCTTGTCTCCGACCTGAGCCGCATGTTCGAGGTAACGGAAGAAACGATCCGCAGGGATCTGGAAAAGCTGGAGAAGGACGGTATTGTCAGCCGGACTTATGGCGGGGCGATGTTGAACAGGCATACCAATGAGGATCTTCCGTTCGTAACCCGCAACGCAATAAATACAGATATTAAACGCAACATTGCGCTGAAGGCGCTTGATCTGATCAATGACGGGGATACACTGATGGTAGACCCCAGTTCAACCTCCTTTGAGTTCCTTAAGCTGCTGGGTAACAAAAATAATCTGACGGTCATCACCAATTCAATCAACATTTTGCAGGAGTTCGCGAATTCCGGCATGAACATCATCTCCACCGGCGGTTCCCTGCGCCACCGCTCACTGTCACTGGTCGGTCCGGTTGCTCATGATACGATTCAGCGCTACAATGTCGATACGGCTGTGATCAGCTGCAAGGGAGTAGATATGGAGCGGGGAATTACGGATTCTAACGAGCCGGAATGCGAGCTTAAGAAATATATGCTGCGCCAGGCCGAGAAGGTCGTGCTGCTCGCCGATCATACCAAGTTTAATAAGACTGCCTTTACGCAGCTGGTAGAGCTTGGCAGAATTGATGTACTAATCACTGACCGTAGACCCCCGGAGCCGTGGCTCAAGCGGCTGGCTGAGGAGAATATTGAAGTTCTCTATTAA
- a CDS encoding L-cysteine desulfidase family protein, which translates to MVNLLEILKKEIVPAEGCTEPIAVAYAVSLAAELLQEEITSIQLHLSGNIIKNAMGVGIPGTGQTGLPIAAALGAVIHRSHRKLEILSGLTAEELEQANRIIGRKLLDVELKDTPEKLYIEARVSSANHQATAIISGEHTNIVLLEKDGVPVGIQKDKGDCGEDELLSPEAYSVSLEGIFEFVCNTDYSELEFLLEGARMNKAISDEGLRGDYGLQVGKKMSQRSAVNLFGNDVANSVIAATAAASDARMDGSAMPVMTTAGSGNQGIACTLPVIKLAELLGKDDEMLARAIALSNLVTVHVKHYIGRLSPLCGSGIAGGVGANSGIVYLMGGSLEQIKHGIQNTIASLSGMICDGAKSTCALKISTATNAAIQAATLAMNNISPSDNDGVIFEKVEDTIRNMERLVQEGLAATDETILNIMLSKG; encoded by the coding sequence ATGGTTAATCTATTGGAAATACTCAAAAAAGAAATCGTTCCGGCAGAAGGCTGCACAGAGCCGATCGCTGTGGCCTATGCCGTCTCTTTGGCGGCTGAGCTGCTGCAGGAGGAGATTACGTCCATTCAGCTGCATCTTAGCGGAAATATAATCAAGAATGCTATGGGAGTCGGGATTCCCGGCACCGGGCAGACCGGACTGCCGATTGCGGCCGCACTAGGCGCAGTAATCCACCGGTCACACAGGAAGCTGGAGATTCTCTCCGGACTGACTGCAGAAGAATTAGAGCAGGCTAACAGAATCATCGGGCGTAAGCTGCTGGATGTGGAACTGAAAGATACCCCGGAGAAACTGTATATTGAAGCCCGGGTCAGCAGCGCTAACCACCAGGCAACGGCAATTATTTCGGGAGAGCATACCAATATTGTCTTACTGGAGAAGGATGGGGTGCCAGTCGGGATCCAGAAGGACAAGGGGGACTGCGGGGAGGACGAACTGCTGAGCCCCGAAGCCTATTCAGTTTCTCTGGAAGGAATCTTTGAATTTGTCTGCAACACGGATTATTCAGAGCTGGAGTTTCTATTGGAGGGTGCCAGAATGAATAAAGCGATTTCGGACGAGGGATTGCGGGGAGACTATGGCCTTCAGGTCGGCAAAAAGATGAGTCAGCGCTCCGCTGTCAATCTGTTCGGTAATGATGTGGCGAATTCGGTCATTGCTGCTACGGCTGCGGCCTCTGATGCGCGTATGGACGGCAGCGCAATGCCTGTTATGACTACTGCCGGAAGCGGCAATCAGGGGATAGCCTGCACATTGCCTGTGATCAAGCTGGCGGAGCTTCTGGGCAAAGACGATGAAATGCTGGCCCGGGCTATCGCCCTCAGCAATCTGGTTACCGTGCATGTCAAACATTATATCGGCCGCCTCTCACCGCTATGCGGGTCGGGCATTGCCGGCGGCGTGGGAGCGAATAGCGGGATTGTCTATCTTATGGGCGGCAGTCTGGAGCAAATCAAGCATGGAATCCAGAATACGATTGCTTCCTTGTCCGGCATGATCTGCGATGGTGCGAAATCGACCTGCGCGCTCAAAATCTCTACCGCAACCAATGCCGCGATCCAGGCGGCAACGCTGGCGATGAATAATATTTCACCGTCCGACAATGACGGGGTGATTTTTGAAAAGGTAGAGGATACGATCCGCAATATGGAACGGCTGGTACAGGAAGGGCTTGCCGCAACTGATGAGACGATTTTGAATATTATGCTGTCCAAAGGTTAA